The Gossypium hirsutum isolate 1008001.06 chromosome D07, Gossypium_hirsutum_v2.1, whole genome shotgun sequence genome includes the window aaaatacaaatgtgcttAGAAGATGTATTGAACTTGAGACTcaagaataaaattattatttaaccatCTAATCAAAAGAGCAAAcatgttaaaatggtaattaaaaataaaaataaaacttgaaacaacataaaataaaaaataaaaatgtgaataagAGATGAATTAAACTTAAGATACAAAGATAAAGTCTAACATTTAACCAAAAAGATTAATATATCAAAAAATCAATAAGTGTGCCCTATTGGATGTTGAAAACActgaaatatattatttatttttctctttaattaacctattttcttaaatattaaaaacaatcctatattttcttaaatattttttaaaatcaacatttttttcaaatttagccgTGCTAATTGATTCCTGGATagtatttccattttcaaaagaTTATGTCGTGGCTCATTAGCCACCAACCAAACTCATTTCAAATCAAATCGGGTAGACCGCTTTCGTGTAAAACACAACTACCGATGTAAAGATCCAAGCAAGCATCTCAGTTTTCTTTTCTAGATATGAATGGTCGGATTGGGGTTTTCTTTTCCATTAAACTGTCGTGAAGCCTGGCGGTGCTGAACCCTCAAGAGCAAAAGAAATGGAGAAACAAGCGGAAAACTCCAGCAGGTTGGTGCTTGTCTTATATCCATTTCAAGGCCATATAAATCCCATGCTCCAGCTAGCCACTATATTTCATGCAAAAGGCTACTCAATCACCATAATTCACCCTGAATTCAACTCTCCAAACCCTTCAAACCATCCTCAATTCACCTTCATATCCGTCCCAGATAAGCTGCTTGAGTCCAAAGTCTCCCTCTCACCCGGGGATTTTATGAATTTGGTTTTGGCTCTCAACAAGAACTGTGCAGCACCGTTTAAGAAATGCTTGAAACAAATGTTGGATGACGAGCATCCCTGTGAACGTATTGCTGGTGTAATATATGATGGTCTCATGTACTTCGCTCAAACGGTCGCCGATGATCTTGGTTTACCAGGCATTAGCATGCGTCCCACTGCTGCAGCAATGTTACTCTTTGCTGTTATTCCTCAAATTGAGCAAGGTATGTCTGGCAAATTCAAAATTTCTGCTTTTCAGTTATCTGGTATCaatcaatcaaatcaaatattCTCAGTGACTTCCTCTAATTAATAGCTTTATTCCTTTTAATGTAATAGAGTCCGTCTTTGACAGACAAATACCGGAGCTTCAACCCCTTGAGCTTACACAAATGGTTACATCTATGTCAAAGAGTCCAACGGACGCCATGACAGAGGTGAGAGCTGTTTCCTTAAATGCAATGAAGAGATCGGCCGGTATGATTGCCAACTCAATAGAATTCCTTGAACATGCAGCACTGTCAAAGATTAGAGAATACTCTCCTGTTCCAGTTTTCACAATTGGCCCTTTTCACAAATTAGCTCCATCCAGTTCCAGCTCATTACTGCAGGAAGAAGCTGACTGCATTTCTTGGCTCGACAAGCAAGCCCCGAAATCTGTTATCTATGTCAGCTTTGGAAGCATGGCCAGCTTGAGTAAGCAAGACATTGTTGAGATAGCTTGGGGGTTAGCCAACAGTGAACAGCCATTTTTGTGGGTGATTAGGCCTGGTTTGGTTCTTGGGTCCGAGGGCACGGAGCTGTTGCCAGATGGTTTCCTAGAGACAGTTGGGGACAGAGGTTGCATCGTCAAATGGGCACCTCAAAAGGAGGTGTTGGCGCATTGTGCAGTGGGCGGATTTTGGACTCACTGTGGATGGAATTCAACACTTGAGAGTGTCTCCGAAGGGGTACCGATGTTATGCAGGCCTTGTTTCGGGGACCAGTTTCTTAACATGAGGTACATCTGTTACATATGGAAGACAGGCCTGGAATTGGAGAATGAATTGGAGAGGGGAAAGATAGAAGGAGCTATAAAAACACTACTAGTCAATATAGAAGGAAAGGAGATGAGAAATAAAGCTATGGAATTTAAGGGGAAAACAGAACTTTGTCTAAGAGAAGGCGGATCTTCATCGATCTCCTTGGATGAGTTCACAAAGAGTATCTTATCGGTTTGATCACTTGAGGAGATGCTCTAACATTAAGTAGTAGCTTTTTCCTGTTTGGTTTGTTCTTTAATGGCGTTTTCTGCATTTAATTTTAAAGTTGGGAGTCTATTGTATACGTCATGGTTTCTAGTTCATGACAATCAGTGATGATAATTTGTTGGTTAGGGTTTCTAGTCTGCACAATGATATGGTAAACGCTCTGTGATTGAAAAtgtatttattatcaaaatttaaaccTTTTTCCTTCTTGTTTTGATCAGATTGATTGAGCTTCATTATAATATGAAGCTATATATCTGCCTAGACCAGTTTATGGTGTCCAAGCTCAAAAGTGGATgggtttgataaaaatataagtttgaaaaataagtttggacaaaaaaaaagtttagtttTTAAATGGGTCGAATTTCAGGTAAGGTTTTTTTGGCTCGGGTCTGGTCTGatccaaatttgtaaaaataaaacttGCTGCTGTTTCCATTGTTTTGGTGCTGTTTTGGTGCTGTTTTGCTgtcatttcgctattatattactactattttgtattgtttgaatattatataaatcttattttattgttagttTTGTTACTATTTTCAAGGTCGACTTTGGAGGCTATTTTTGAGGTGCAGCCACCCAAGGCCCAAAGATAAAAAAGGcccaaaaaatatttattttattaatgataaaagggcccaaaatataaaaatatctttaaaataatatttatttcaaataaaaaaattttaaaatattatttattgtttggtATAAATAATAGATTCTTAGTTGGGTAATTATTCTGTCCAATATTAACGGAGTAAAAAACTCAACAAGCAGATCTAAATTAATGCCaagtgtttttttaattattattttattatactctaaaaacaaatgacatcaaTCTAGACAAAAAAACTTTTACTCTagtaacaatatataaaataattattttttaataaattcacaaCTAAATTGAGGTTGGATTAATTTATcatatagttaattaaaattcttttttttttgataaaatgaccGGGTGTTTTAttggaaaaagaagaaaacaactGGAGGCCCAACAGACCATTGGACCCAGACCTATTACATCAAAAACTGAAGCAAATCTGGCCTCACTATAATGTTGATAGTGAATACCTCCTAACCAGCaattaacatgcaatttaatggaAACGGAAAGCAATaaatgaaaaggaagaaaaaggaacCTAAATATCTACCCCAGTCAATTCAAAAACGGCTGGATACCATTAATTCTCTTGATttgttatttcaaaattcaatccGTTCTGACGATAGTAGTTTCCAAGGATAAGACTTTACTTGatatcatcttttgaaatcattTCCCTCAAACACTCCTTCAGTCTGTATTTTTTAGCCATCTTCTCTGCAAAGCGAAAATATGGTGCTTTAGCTCTTCTCCCATCAGGTAAAAGGTTTCTCCTCTATCAAGAGCGTCTTTTGCTAGTTTATATGCATGCGAGTTCCCTAATCTGTGAATATGCTGAAAGATAATCTCTTGAAAACAAGGTTTCTTATTCTGAATGTCTTTGATAATAGCTTCAATCACtgatttatttgttaaagtcgTTTGGTATTTTTtgattattattttggagtcccTATAAGTTTAACCGATTGAAGTCCCAGTGAGATCCCTAACTTTGTGCCTTCTAAACATGCATACGCTTTTGCTGCAAATGGGGAGGAAATATTATTGTGAATGATCGTCTTTAAGACCAGTAGTTCCCCCTTCAGATCCTAACCCACCAGACCTGCTGCTGATTTGAAGTTTCTACTATCAAACGCTGCATCGAAATGGATCGTTATTCTCGGTATGTCCTCCTGGATTCTGTAATTTCTGTTCATATTAGCAGGAATCTTAATTGCTTTCATTCCTTCATATTTTGCCATATGCCTCTGTATGTTTTGTGCTAAAACTACTCCTGTTGTACTTTTCCCCTCATGTATGAATTGATTTCTGGAAAACCATATTAACCATAAAGCATAACAGAAGAGTCGGCATTGAGCGTCGTTACCTCTCTTGAAAATCCAAGTTAGCCACTCCCTTAGAATTTGATTCATATTATTCATGACCCAGGACAAATTTAAAAACTGCCAAACTTCTGTTGTTGTAGGACATTCACGGAAGATATGAAGGCTATCTTCTGCCCAGGAGCAGCAACGGGGACATCTGTCGTTTGAAATGACTTCTCTGTACCTGAGATTAGCAAGATTAGGAATAAAATCCCAGGAAATTCGCCAAATAGTGATTACGATTTTTGAAGGTAGCTGGAGGCTCCATAATTTCCTGTAAAATTCTTTAGTTTCGGTCTATAATAAATAATTAGTAGGATCCAGAATAGCATATTGTAACTGCGTATTGAATACTCGCCGGATAATTCTCCTTTCCAAACTTGAGTATCCTCGTGATCAGTCTCTGCAAGAGGGATCTGTAGAATTTTTTGAGCAATTTCTGCTTGAAAGGTACTATTAATCAAATCCGACCTCCATTTTCTGTTTGTATTATCAATAAGATCCGAGACTAACTGTAATTCCCTATTGTTTGATCTATTATGTCCATCAACTGTATCAATCCCCCGTATCCAGCTATCTTCCCAAATAGAAATTTTGTCTCCTTTGCCCACTCTCCAGCACATCCCTTTTTGGAGAAGTCCCTTTGCTGCCCAAATACTCTTCAGGTAAGTGAAGGTAAATTTCCCAAACTCTGCATTTAGAAAACTTGATTGCGGATAGTACTTTGCTTTTAAAACTCTGGCTAATAAAGAATTTGGATAATTAATAAGGCGCTAACCCAGTTTGGctaataatgcaatattaaatTGACCAAGATTTCGAAAACCTAAACCACCATTTTCTTTTAAGGAACAAAGGTTTTTCCAAATGCACCAATAAATTCCCCTTTTTCCATGTCCCTTTTGCCACCAGAACCTCGCAACGATACTTTTGAGTTCATCACATAAAACTTTAAGTAATAAAAAACAAGCCATCGTGTAAGTTGGTATAGCTTGAAGAATGACCTTTATAAATACTTCCTTTCCACCCTGAGataaattgtaacacctcttacccgtattcgacaccgaaatagggtacgaggaattactagaacacatacacttataaacatgttaaaccaagttataaaattttattcaaatttaaactcttcacgttataacttcaaaatactatatttgtaacaaataggacATCTAAGACCTAATACATATTCATGCAATCCAATagttcatttccatttcatttaatttacgattctcatgttcacgatttaattcaatttctcaatcccaatatacatttcaataccacattaatcatttaatttacgtacagtt containing:
- the LOC107954213 gene encoding UDP-glycosyltransferase 76B1, whose protein sequence is MEKQAENSSRLVLVLYPFQGHINPMLQLATIFHAKGYSITIIHPEFNSPNPSNHPQFTFISVPDKLLESKVSLSPGDFMNLVLALNKNCAAPFKKCLKQMLDDEHPCERIAGVIYDGLMYFAQTVADDLGLPGISMRPTAAAMLLFAVIPQIEQESVFDRQIPELQPLELTQMVTSMSKSPTDAMTEVRAVSLNAMKRSAGMIANSIEFLEHAALSKIREYSPVPVFTIGPFHKLAPSSSSSLLQEEADCISWLDKQAPKSVIYVSFGSMASLSKQDIVEIAWGLANSEQPFLWVIRPGLVLGSEGTELLPDGFLETVGDRGCIVKWAPQKEVLAHCAVGGFWTHCGWNSTLESVSEGVPMLCRPCFGDQFLNMRYICYIWKTGLELENELERGKIEGAIKTLLVNIEGKEMRNKAMEFKGKTELCLREGGSSSISLDEFTKSILSV